Within Pseudomonadota bacterium, the genomic segment CCGTGCTAAATCATTTTTTTCGAATTTCAAATCCAGCGTGAGGGGCGTGCCCTTAAACTGCATTTGACTCATTTTAATATCTGTTACAGTGCCCGCGTAAGTAAGAAGAACATTCCCCCTCGTCTTACCAACGGAAAGAGCCTTTCTGAAAGGCTTATCTCTTTCCTCATAGTCGAAGATTTCAAAAGGGCCGTTCAGAGAAAACTCCTTTTTTGTATAGATGAAGGGGCCATTAACATTCGCCTTGCCTTTTAAGTTATCTGAAAGTTTATTCAAATTCAGTTGTGTCACATGAATCTGCCCTTTCAGATCAGGACCCCCGCTCTTATACATGCCTTCTCCCGAGGCCTTAAAACTTTTAAACCAGTAATCATTTTCAACACCCATTTCAAAAGTGAAAGGTGTTCCGGGCTTGAAGTTGTTTATTCTTATCTCATGGACGATGAATGTATGGTTGCTGAATGCTACCTTGCCATTTTTTATCTCTAAGAGTTTGGTGAACAAGGGGACAAAACGTATTTTTCCTTTCAGGTCTGATATTTTAAGGTCAAAATCGGAAAAGACGACATTTTTAAGATGGAATCCTTCTTTGATTGCTACTGAAAAAAGCCACTTTTTTACATACCCCTCAACGTTTCCTTTTACGCTTAAATCGTTCAGGCTACAGATGATGATTCCATCCGTGTACGTAAAATCAATCTTTGATATGCGAACTTCATAACCGGTGATTTTGCTTATCGCATAAGAACCGACAGAGGATATGTTCCCTTTTAAAATTCCTATGAAGAGCAAGGATAGAAAGACTATAATGAGGCAAATTATAAGAACTTTTTTCATGAAGGTGTCCGCGCCAGGGCAAAAAAGATAATCCTTTCTGCGCCTGCCTTTAAAAGCATCCGTGACGCCTCTTTTGCCGTGTAGCCTGTAGTAAAAAGGTCGTCTACAAGCAATGCCCTTTTGCCCTTTATTTTATCACCATTTTTTACCGAAAAAACACCTTTGATATTTTTTTTCCTCTCATCCCTGTGGAGGGCGTATTGATCCTTTGTGCTCTTTGATTTGTAGAGGACGGAGTGATGTAATGGTTTGTTTGTTATAGCAGAAATTTCTTCACCTATAATGAATGACTGGTTAAAGCCCCTCTCTTTCAGCCTCTTGTTTGTTACGGGAACAGGGATTATGCAGTCAAATATTTCAGAGAAATATAAAATATTGTCTTTAAGGAGACGGGTAAGGTTTCTGCCTACGTCTATCCTGCCGTCAAATTTGAATGCATGGATTGCATCGCGAAGGTGATTTTCAAAATAAAAACCATAGCGACCCTCCTGAAACCCCCTTTCTTCTTCGATGCATTCACCGCATACGATCTTTTTTCCGATCCGTCGTCCACAGAGGGGACATGCCGTCGCATCTTCTACGAATGCAAATGATGTGACGCAATTCTTGCAGAGTATTTCACCTTTAGAACCGCATCCGCCACAGTGTAGGGGGTATATGATTTCCGAAACGGCATTAAATAAGTTATGCACCGTATTTGTCAAGCTTCAACCCATGGGCAAGGACGAGGGACATGAGTTGTTTGCTGTATATTGTTCCAATACTCCCGGTAATGCAGTTTTTTTCGTGAAAGGTCATCCCGTCTTTTTCGCCCGTTTGTGTAACAATCAGAAGCGGCACTGGATGCCAGCTATGACCTTTGAGCGGGCAGGGGGTTGAATGGTCACCGGTAATCACCAGAACATGAGGCTTGAGATCGTATATAGCAGGCACTATTCTATCAACCTTCTCGATGGCATCGACTTTTGCAGCGAAATTTCCATCTTCTCCGGCAGTGTCGGTCTCTTTTATATGCATGAAGAAAAATTGATACGAATTGTAATTGTCCTTCAAAATCTTAACCATTTCTTCATAGTCTTTCGGCTCTTCTTTGACATCCATGCCGAGCACCTTTGCTATCCCGCGGTACATAGGATATGTGGCAATTGCAAGGGCATTTAGGTTGTAGTTCACTGAAAAGGCCGGCATATCCGGTTTCATGGAAAAACCCCTTAACAGAACGCCGTTTGCTATTTTCTCGTCTTTTAAAAGCCCCAGAGCACGTTTTATGAAGCTGTTAATTATTGTACTCGAGAATTCGGCTTCGCCCGATTTTGGGGATGAATAGGCAAGGGGCTTGTTGTCTTTGTGGGGATCTGCATCGGTTAGTTTATCCGAGAGATTTTTGCCTCTGAATATGAGTGCAAAACGGTGGGATTTTCCTGGTTTTACAATGATCTTGACACCTTCAATCTCGGGAATAGCTTTTGCAATTGTCGCACATAGGCGCTCCGTTTCTTTTGTTTCAATTCTCCCGGCCCTCCGGTCTATGACAACTCCGTCTTTTACGGTACAGAAGTTTGCGCGCGCCGCAAGGTCGCCATCCTGTAAATCCATATTGAGCCCCAACACCTCAAGGACGCCCCTGCCGATTTCATATGTTACAGGGTCATACCCGAAGAGACTCAGGTGGCCGGGCCCGCTCCCCGGTGTTATGCCTATATCGACGGGCATAATGCGCCCCAGAATACCGGTTTCCAAGGCAAGTTTATCGATGTTGGGTTTTTTTGCCGCTTCAAGGGGGGTAAGGAATGAAAATTGAGGATTCGGTATGTCTCCGAGTCCATCGAGGATGAGGAATATAATCTTATTACTATTTGTTAATAAGAGGTCTTTAATCATTATACTCCTTCTCTGTCCCAGTCTTCTCCTTCATAAAACATTTTCAGTTCCGATGATTCGGTGTGAAGAAAATCTTCTTTCTTAACGCTGACTGTATCCCAACTGTTGCAATTTTCACAGAAATTGACCCATTCCACTTTCTTGGCCTGGCAATTGGTGCAAATAAAGGGGATATAAACGTGTTCTGCGGGAAAGGCTTTCTTGAATTCCTCAACGGCATTTTCCATTTCGCCTCTGTGGATGTATGCTTCAGCCATTGCCTTATGCAAGCCCTTAAAATCTAATCCTTCTGCAAACAAGGTGTTTAACATATCTATAGCTTCATCGATCATCTCGAGTCTCAGACATAACCGTGCGTAAAGAAACGATACAAGATAGTTATTAGGTGATATATCGAGTATTCTTCTGTAAATTTTTAATATAACCTCAGGATTTCCTCTGTCGATATATAAATCTTCCATTTTCAGAAGAAATACGATGTGACCTGTTTTGGAATAACCTCTTCCGTATACCCTGCCGGCTTCATTTAATTTGCCGGTTTTTTTGTACGCCTCAGCCAGCAGTATGTATGAGGGGATGAATCTCTTGTCTTCGCTTATAATCTCCTTTAATTCCTTGATGATTGCTTCAGAGTTTGCTTCAAACTTGTTGTTGAACAACGTCTCAGTCTTTTCGTACCGTATGCCCAGCACCCTCAGATTTTCGTCTTCTGTTTTGATAAACTTCTTTATCTTCTTTTCCACCTCGTACGCTTCATCCCAACTCTTGCCGGAGATATAAAAATCTCTGAGCATGGTCAAGGTTTCTAAATTCGATTCATTAAGTTGCAATGCCTCTTTAAGTTCATTTTCGATTTTTTGGGTGTCCTTCGCAATGACCCGGACCTTAACCTTTTT encodes:
- a CDS encoding ComF family protein — encoded protein: MTNTVHNLFNAVSEIIYPLHCGGCGSKGEILCKNCVTSFAFVEDATACPLCGRRIGKKIVCGECIEEERGFQEGRYGFYFENHLRDAIHAFKFDGRIDVGRNLTRLLKDNILYFSEIFDCIIPVPVTNKRLKERGFNQSFIIGEEISAITNKPLHHSVLYKSKSTKDQYALHRDERKKNIKGVFSVKNGDKIKGKRALLVDDLFTTGYTAKEASRMLLKAGAERIIFFALARTPS
- a CDS encoding 2,3-bisphosphoglycerate-independent phosphoglycerate mutase, with protein sequence MIKDLLLTNSNKIIFLILDGLGDIPNPQFSFLTPLEAAKKPNIDKLALETGILGRIMPVDIGITPGSGPGHLSLFGYDPVTYEIGRGVLEVLGLNMDLQDGDLAARANFCTVKDGVVIDRRAGRIETKETERLCATIAKAIPEIEGVKIIVKPGKSHRFALIFRGKNLSDKLTDADPHKDNKPLAYSSPKSGEAEFSSTIINSFIKRALGLLKDEKIANGVLLRGFSMKPDMPAFSVNYNLNALAIATYPMYRGIAKVLGMDVKEEPKDYEEMVKILKDNYNSYQFFFMHIKETDTAGEDGNFAAKVDAIEKVDRIVPAIYDLKPHVLVITGDHSTPCPLKGHSWHPVPLLIVTQTGEKDGMTFHEKNCITGSIGTIYSKQLMSLVLAHGLKLDKYGA
- a CDS encoding tetratricopeptide repeat protein; translated protein: MKFKIFFFLFLLFLLFYLYVDHLNPENVKLYFGYGKFYETSVATYVVASFILGVIFSIIISFFYDLKRLIVGWREDRKGRKKDEFKELFEKAKSYEMRGDREKAIESLNKLIRRLPDVEDTYMHLSDLYVSAKDYSKAIETLELAETYLGKRESILLKKVKVRVIAKDTQKIENELKEALQLNESNLETLTMLRDFYISGKSWDEAYEVEKKIKKFIKTEDENLRVLGIRYEKTETLFNNKFEANSEAIIKELKEIISEDKRFIPSYILLAEAYKKTGKLNEAGRVYGRGYSKTGHIVFLLKMEDLYIDRGNPEVILKIYRRILDISPNNYLVSFLYARLCLRLEMIDEAIDMLNTLFAEGLDFKGLHKAMAEAYIHRGEMENAVEEFKKAFPAEHVYIPFICTNCQAKKVEWVNFCENCNSWDTVSVKKEDFLHTESSELKMFYEGEDWDREGV